The DNA region GGGTGAAAAAAATGAGCAAAATGAATACATCTGATTTAATTGAAGAGTATATAATTGAGTTACTCTCTAAAGAAAACGTGATTGAGCTTCAACGTTTTGAGGTTGCCTCTATATTTAATTGCGTTCCATCTCAAATTAATTATGTTATAAACACGAGATTTACAATTCCTCATGGTTATCAGGTAATCAGTAAACGTGGTGGTGGTGGTTATATTAGAATTTCAAAAGTAGAATTGAGAGAAGAAGACCGGTTGAGCGAGTTATCAAACATATTCGAAGAAACAGTCACTGAAAAAGAAACAAGGGCTATTTTAAATCAACTTCTTGAGTATGATATACTCACTCAAAATGAAGCGTTTTTGATAGAACCTTTTTTTGAAGATAAACTTTTAGAGAATAATCATAAATTACGTGCAGAAATGCTTGATGTTTTACTAGAACGATTAACATATAAAGACAAGGAGTGATTCTTTTGAAAAAATATTTTACTGAGAAAGCTAAAGAAGTATTGATGATTGCCCAAGAGAAGACGGTCTCGTATAAACATAATGCTGTTGGTTCGGAACACTTATTATTAGGTTTAATAGAAGAACCAGATGGAATTGCAGGTAAAGTTTTACGTGAATCAGGATTAACAGCTTCTTTTGTACATGAAGAAATTGAAAAAATAATTGGCTATGGAACTGTTAAGGGCGTAGCTGGTTTTTTACCATACTCTCCCAGAACGCAAAAAATATTAGCTTTTGCAGGAGATGAAGCAAATCGATTAGGCGCACCAAATATTGGCACTGAACATATTCTTTTAGGTATCTTACGTGATCCTGATATTTTTGCTGCTAGAATTTTAAGTAATTTTGGGTTAGATATTGCTAAAACACGACAATATGTTTTAAAAAAAATAGGCGTAACTGAAAATAGAAATAGTAAAGTTGGCAAGCGAAATACTACACAGACGCCTAAGAATAATTCTTTAACACCAACCCTTGATTCTTTAGCTAGAGACCTTACTGAAATGGCTAGAAAAGAACAAATTGATCCGGTTGTTGGTCGAGATCAAGAAATTAAAAGGATCATTCAAGTTTTAAGTAGACGGACTAAAAATAATCCAGTATTAGTTGGTGAACCAGGTGTTGGTAAAACGGCTATTGCAGAAGGATTAGCTCAACATATTGTCTTAGGGAATGTACCGAATAATTTAGCGTCTAAACGGTTGATGATGTTAGATATGGGATCAATGGTTGCAGGAACTAAATATCGTGGTGAGTTTGAAGATCGTATGAAAAATATTATTGAAGAAATTTATCATGCAGGGAATGTTATTTTATTCATTGATGAACTACATACGGTAATAGGTGCTGGTGGTGCAGAAGGTGCGATTGACGCTGCTAATATTTTAAAACCCGCTTTAGCACGAGGAGAAGTTCAAACGATTGGTGCAACAACTAATAATGAATATCAAAAATATATTGAAAAAGATGCCGCGCTAGAACGCCGCTTTGCAAAGATAATGGTTGAAGAGCCTTCTGAAAATGAAGCCATTCAAATTTTAATGGGATTAAAATCTCGTTATGAGGAGCATCATCGTGTTGTCATTACAAAAGAAGCTATTGAGAATGCGGTATTTCTTTCTAAAAGATATTTACCAAGTAGACAATTGCCTGATAAAGCGATTGATTTACTAGATGAGGCGGCTGCGAAAGTTCGCATTAATAGTAAAGAAAAAGTTTCTCCAATTACCAAGTTAGAAGATAAGCTGAGTCAGATTAAACAAGATAAAAATAATGCTATTTTAAATCAAGATTTTGAACTTGCTGCAAGCATGAGGCTAAAAGAAAAAAATCAGATTAAGAAATTAGAAAGTGCGATAACTGAAGATGCTAATGCAAGTGAAATATTTGACGCTGAAGTAACATCTGAAGATATTGCTGAAGTTTTGTCAGAATGGACGGCAATCCCACTGAAGCAACTTGAAAAGAAAGATGCTAAAAAATTAATAGAATTAGAATCCGAACTACATAAACGTGTGGTTGGTCAGGAAGAAGCAGTTGTGGCTGTCTCAAAAGCAATTAGACGCAGTCGTAGTGGATTAAAAGATCCTAAACGGCCGATTGGTTCATTTATGTTCTTAGGGCCTACAGGTGTAGGTAAAACAGAATTAGCTAAAGCATTGGCAGAGGTAGTGTTTGGTTCTGAAGATGCATTGGTACGTGTAGATATGTCAGAATTTATGGAAAAACATAGCTCTAGTCGATTGGTTGGTTCTCCTCCGGGTTATGTAGGGTATGACGAGGGTGGACAGCTTTCTGAAAAAATCAGACAAAAACCATATTCTGTCATTCTTTTTGACGAAGTTGAGAAAGCACACCCAGATATTTTTAATATCTTATTACAGGTGTTGGATGATGGTTTCTTAACAGATTCTAAAGGTCGAAAAGTCGATTTTAGAAATACCATTATTATCATGACCTCAAATATTGGTGCTACAGCATTAAGAGAAGAGAAGTCAGTTGGTTTTAATACGGTGTCTGCAACTAATGATCATCGTGTAATGAGAGCTCGTGTACTAGAAGAATTAAAGAAAGCATTCCGTCCCGAGTTCTTAAATAGAATTGACGATAACATTGTCTTCCATTCATTGGGAGAAAAAGATTTAAGAAATATTATTAAGATTATGAGCCAACCAATAGTTTCTCGTTTAGCAGAGCAAGACATTAAGCTGATTATTACCAATAGTGCACTAGATGTTATTGCAAAAGAAGGCTTTGATCCTGAATACGGAGCTCGTCCCCTTAGACGTGCTCTTCAAAAAGAAGTTGAAGATCGCTTAAGTGATGCAATTTTAACAGGTGAGATTGTCTCTGGTGATAAAGTTACAATCGGTGCTAGAAAAGGTAGTATTACACAAACTGTCTCAGAAAAAACACTTGAAAAAGTGAAATAAACCATGTAAAATTTAAGTTAATAAAAAGAAAACTTGATAAGTTGGTAGGTGCAAAACCAAAGCTCCTACCAGCTTTTTGCGTTTTTTTGGAGAATTATAGGGAGGATATCAAAATGTCTATTGAAATTACTGCGACTGTTGAATCGTTGGATCAAGCGCAAAAACTACTTGATGCAGGTGTGGATACGATTTATTTTGGTGAAGAAACTTTTGGATTACGTATGCCAACCAATTTTTCAAGAAGAGAACTAAAAGAATTAGTTGATATGGCTCATGCGGCTGGTAAAAAAGCAACAATTGCTGTTAATGGAATCATGCATCCAGAAAAAATGCTACTTGTTCCAGAATTTTTAGATTACTTAGTTGAAATTAAAGTCGATCAAATTACAGTTGGTGATACAGGGGTTATTCATTTAATTAATAAAAATAATTTGCCATTACCATTTATTTACGATGCACACACATTGGTGACAAGCGCGCGACAAATTAATTTTTGGGGTAAGCGTGGTGCAATTGGTGCAGTCGTTGCTCGTGAGGTACCCTATTTAGAAATGAAAGATATGGCTAAAATCTTAAATGTTTTTGGAGAAGTGTTGGTTTATGGGGCAACGTGTATTCATCAATCTAAGCGTCCTTTGGTTGAGAACTTCTTTTCATATATCAAAAGTTCTGAAGAAGCTACTAAAGATCGTGGTCTGTTTATTTCAGAGCCTAAAAAAGATGAAACACATTATTCCGTTTATGAAGATAGTCACGGCACGCATATTTTTGCAGATAATGATGTTAACTTAATGAGCGAACTGTCTAAACTGGAAGAGATGTCATATAATCATTGGAAACTTGATGGGATTTATACTCCTGGAGAACAATTTGTGACGATTGCAAAATTATTTGTTGAAGCTAGAGATTTGATGAGTGCAGGGAAGTGGAATGATGTAGAAGCAACGCGCTTAAATGAGTTAGTGATTGCTAATCATCCGTCAGAACGTAGTCTAGATACGGGATTCTTCTTGATGGACCCAGATGAAGTAAAATAAGGAGGAACTAAAATGGATAAAACAACTTTAAAAAGACCTGAAGTTTTAGCTCCAGCTGGAACTTTAGAAAAATTAAAAACGGCCATTCATTATGGTGCAGATGCCGTTTATATCGGTGGAGATGCCTATGGCTTAAGAAGTCGAGCAGGTAATTTTAGTTTTGAAGAGATGGCTGAAGGGGTAGCATTTGCAAAAGAATACGATGCAAAAGTTTATGTTGCTGCTAATATGGTAACTCATGAAGGTGATGAGCAAGGTGCAGGTGAATTTTTCCGTACGTTACGCGATATCGGTATCAATGCAGTTATTGTATCCGATCCAGCCTTAATTGAAATATGTGCAACTGAAGCGCCTGGGTTGCCAATTCACTTGTCGACACAAGCATCAGCGACAAACTATGAGACGTTAGAATTTTGGAAAGAAGAAGGGTTAGAACGTGTTGTACTTGCTCGTGAAGTTTCTATGGAAGAAGTAGCAGCTATTCGTGCCAATACAGATATTGAAATTGAAGCTTTTATTCATGGAGCGATGTGTATTTCATATTCTGGTCGTTGTACATTGTCTAATCATATGTCACAAAGAGATGCTAACCGTGGAGGATGTTCACAATCTTGTCGGTGGAAATATGATCTGTTTGATATGCCTTACGCTGGAGAACATCGTTCATTGTTAACGAATGGAGAGATTGCGGATGAACCTTTTTCGATGAGTGCAGTTGATATGTCAATGATTGAGCATATACCTGATTTAATTCAAAATGGTGTTGATAGTTTTAAAATTGAAGGCCGTATGAAATCAATTCACTATGTCTCAACAGTGGCAAATGTTTATAAAAAAGCGGTTGATAGCTATATGGAAGATCCAGAAAACTATGAATGTAAACAAGAGTGGATCGATGAGTTATGGAAGGTTGCTCAACGTGAGTTAGCAACAGGGTTCTACTATCAAACACCTACTGAAGAAGAACAATTATTCGGAGAGCGACGTAAGATTCCAGTTTATAAGTTTATTGGTGAAGTTCTGTCATATGACGAAGAAACAAAAATCGCAACAATTCGCCAACGTAATCACTTCCGAGTTGGAGATGAAATTGAGTTTTACGGACCAGGATTCCATCATTTTGAGCAAACAGTTGAAGAAATGAAAAATGAGGATGGTGAAGAAATCGATCGTGCGCCAAATGCTATGATGATTTTAACGATGCCTGTTTTGGAGCCTGTACAACCTGGAGATATGATTCGCAAGAAAAAGTAGGTTATTTATCATTTTGAAATAGTGATAAAACCGTGATTTAGTGAGCATTACATTTTCTTTTTGTGAGATTTAGCTTATAATAGTCTAAGTAATAATAATTACAATTTAAATTATATAAATATGAAAAAGGAGGTTCTTTAAATGGGTATTTTAGAATTAGCTCGTTTTCAATTTGGGATGACAACCATTTTCCATTTCTTCTTTGTTCCAGTATCAATTGGACTTGGATTAGCCATCGCCATTATGGAAACGATGTACGCCGTTAAAAAAGAACAAGTTTATCGCGACATGTCCAAGTTTTGGGGTAAGATTTTCTTACTAAGCTTTGCAGTCGGAGTTGTAACAGGTATTATTCAGGAGTTCCAATTTGGAATGAACTGGTCTGATTATTCTCGTTTCATGGGAGATATTTTTGGAGCACCGCTTGCGGTTGAAGCTTTATTAGCATTCTTCATGGAATCAACATTTATTGGTATTTGGGCATTCACTTGGGATAAAGTAAGCCCTAAAGTTCATGCAATCTTTATGTGGTTTGTAGCAATTGGCTCGACATTATCAGCTTTATGGATTCTAGCAGCTAACTCATTCATGCAAAACCCTGTTGCAGATATCTTTACTTATAATGCAGAAACAAATCGTGCTGAATTAGTAAGTTTTGGTGCATTACTTAAAAACCCTCAATTATGGATGGAATTCCCACACGTTATTTTCGGAGCGATGGTTACCGGTGGTTTTATTATTGCTGGGATTTCAGCTTGGAAATTATTACGTAAAGAAGATACTATTTTCTTTAAAACATCAATGAAATTAGGTTTAATTTTAGGTTTAGTGTTCTCAGTAGCAACGATTGCTGTTGGGCATGCACAAACACAAGCAATTATTGAAGATCAACCAATGAAATTTGCTGCAACGGAAGGTATCTATGAAGATACACCAGACTTTGCACCTTGGAAAACGGTTGGGTTATTTGATGAAAAAAATCATAAAGAAGGTCCTTCAATTGAAATTCCAGGTATGTTAAGCATTCTTGGTAGCTCTCACGAAGGTAGCTTCAAAGGTATGAATACAATTAATAAAGAATTACAAGAAAAGTATGAAGTTGAAATGACAGAACGTTTTGGACCTGAAGAAGGTAAAAAATATGGTGAGATGGATTATTATGTTCCAACAACAGCATTATTCTGGAGCTTCCGTGTTATGGCTGGTTTTGGTTCATTAATGGCATTACTTTCAATTGTTGGTCTTTACTTATTAAGAAAAGGAACAATCGAAAAAATGAAATGGTTATTAGTCATCATTGCGTTATGTACATTCGCTCCATTTATTTCGAACACATCAGGTTGGTTAATTACTGAATTAGGCCGTTTCCCATGGACAGTTTACGGATTGTTTACAATTGGTGACAGCGTATCTCCTAATGTCACAGCGAACCAATTATTATTCTCAAACATTATGTACTTCTTTATCTTTGCTCTTTTAGGAGGCGTTATGGTCTTCTTAACTTATCGTACAGCTAAGTACGGTCCATATGCAGAGGAAAAAGAAATTGAAAATGTAGATCCATTATCAAAGGAGGCGTTCTAATATGAGTAACTTAGAATTATTATGGTTTGTATTAATCGCTGTCCTATTTATGGGATTCTTCATTCTTGAAGGATTTGACTTCGGTGTCGGTATGGCAACGAAACTAGTTGCTAAAAATCGCCATGAGCGTGACGTCTTAATTGAATCAATTGGACCTGTTTGGGATTCAAATGAAGTTTGGTTAATCACTGCAGGTGGTGCATTATTTGCTGCCTTTCCAGAATGGTATGCATCATTATTTAGTGGTTACTATATTGTTTTATTCTTAATTTTATTCGCGTTAATCTTACGTGGTGTATCATTTGAATTCCGTCATCACATGGAAACAGATCGCGGTCGTTCAATTTGGGAGTGGGCAACATTTATTGGTAGTACAGTAGCACCATTCTTATTTGGATTAATGTTTACAAGTTTAGTTCGCGGTATGCCAATGGATGCTGATAAAAATATTTTCGCGAGCTTTGGTGATTATGTTAATATCTTCTCTATTGTTGGTGGTATTGCTGTAACGTTAGTATGTTTCTTACAAGGATTAAATTACATTAGGTTAAAAACTGATGGGCCTGTTCGTGAGCGTGCTTTAAAAATGGCAAAACCTTTATACCCAGTTTTATTTGTTGGTTTAATTGCTTTTGCTGGTCTACTTTGGGCCAATACAGATTTCTTTGATAAACGTCCAATTTCAACATTAGCTATTTTAGTTGTGATTATTGCAGCAGCTGTATTAGCAATGTTTGGAACGTTTAAAGACAAAGAATTTATGTCATTTGTTGGTACAAGTGGTATTTTAGCTGGTATCGTTGTTCTATTATTCAATGGGATGTTCCCACGTGTGATGATTGGTTCAGAAGGACATCGTGATTTATTAATTACTGAAGCAGCAAGTACACCGTACACATTAAAAGTAATGACAATTATTACTTGTATCTTACTGCCAATCGTATTGGGGTACTTAGTGTGGACTTACTACATGTTTAGAAAGAGAATTAACTCAAAAAAAATCGAGGGATAATTTAAATGATTGATAAAAATATTTTGAAAATCAAAAAAATTAAACCTGTTTTAATTGGGCTTGCCGGACTTGCTGTCTTGCAGGCTCTTTTAATTATAGGTCAAGCATATTTTTTAGCTAAAGCTATTAGCAATTTATGGAATGGTGAGACAGTAACTTCTCAATTAATTAATGTAGGACTATTTTTTAGCTGTTTTATTTTGAGACAAGTTGGTAATTATGTTAAGGATAAAATGTTAGATACATTTGCCTATGAAGAGTCTCAAAAAATACGGCAACAATTACTTGAAAAAACATTTGCTCTAGGACCTAATTTTGTACAAAAAGAAGGAACCGGTAATATGGTAACAATGGCTATTGAAGGGATTAGCCAAGTTGAAGATTACTTCACTATTATTTTACCTAAGATTGTAAATATGATGATTATTCCGTGGGTGATTGTGGCGTTTGTTTTTACACAGGATTTACAATCAGGTTTCACTTTACTGATTGTCTTTCCAATCATTATTTTATTTATGATTATTTTAGGATATGCAGCCCGTGCTAAAGCTGATAGACAGTACGAAGGATATCAAATATTGAGCAATCATTTTATTGATTCTTTAAGAGGCTTAGAAACATTAAATCTTTTAGGTCTAAGTAAACGTTATGGTAAGAATGTTCATGATGTGAGTGAAAATTACCGTAAGGCGACGATGAGTACTTTGAAGATTGCTATTCTATCAACATTCGCATTAGATTTCTTTACAACATTATCAGTTGCAGTCATTGCTTTATTTTTAGGCTTGCGTTTAATTGATGGTGAAATGCTATTATTTCCAGCTTTAACAGTATTGATATTGGCGCCAGATTTCTTTTTACCAATTCGTGATTTTTCAAACGATTATCACGCAACCTTAAATGGAGGGAATACGTTAAAGAGTATCTATAATGTATTGGCTCAAAAAGAAACGGTTAGCGATAATTTAGCGAACCTGAGCGAATGGGAAACGGATTCCACATTATCTTTAAAAGACGTCAATGTAAGTTATAGTTCAGATATTAAATTTGATGCTCTTAAAGATATTACATTCGATTGGGAAGGATTTGGTAAAGTTGGTGTTGTTGGCCTATCGGGGTCTGGGAAATCAACGTTAATAAAATTGTTAGGCGGCTTCTTGAACCCAACAACAGATAGTACGGTAGCGGTAAACGGTATTAAGATGTCAACTTTAAATGATAAGAACTGGCAAAAACAACTATTTTATGTGCCGCAAGATCCATATATTTTTCATGGTAGCTTGCGTGATAATGTAGCATTTTATGTTCCTAGTGCAAGTGATGAAGAAATTATCGAGTCAATTGAAAAAGCTGGATTATTTGATGTCCTAGAGGCTTTACCAGAAGGGCTGAGCACCATCATTGGTGAAGGTGGACAAATGTTGAGCGGGGGACAATTACAGCGTGTAGCCATTGCCAGAGCTTTTTTAGATAATAGTAGAAAAATTTTATTATTTGATGAACCAACTGCGCATTTAGATATTGAAACAGAAGCGGAACTAAAAGAAACGATATTACCAATGTTTGATGAAAAATTAGTATTCTTTGCAACGCACCGTTTGCATTGGATGAAGGAAATGGATCATATTTTAGTTATGAAAGATGGTTCAATCGTTGAGCAAGGTAGTTATGATGAGCTAATGAATCATCCAAAGGGAGAATACCGTAAATTTGTTTCTGAGATTAAGGGAGGTGACCTAATTAATGACTAAAAAAAATGATACGCGTTTATTACTTTCAAAAAATGATACATGGGTTCGTCCTTATTTTAGAAAGTATCGTAAATTATTAATATTGGTTCTTTTCTTAGGTCTTCTAACATTTATATGTGGTAGTGCGTTAATGTTTACTTCAGGTTATTTGATAAGTAAATCAGCAACTCGACCAGAAAATATTTTACTAGTTTATGTTCCAATTGTTTTGACACGTGGGTTTGGGATAGGCCGTCCAGTGTTCAGGTATTTAGAACGTTTAGGGAGCCACAATTGGGTTTTAAAAATGACATCCGATATCCGTTTGAAACTTTACCGTTCATTGGAAACAAAAGCGAGTCAATCTAAATCTGAATTTCAAACAGGTAAAGTGCTTGGTATTCTAGCTGAAGATATTGAGCATATTCAAAATCTTTACTTAAGAACAATTTTCCCCATGTTAATTGGTTTATTACTTTATACTGTAATCATTATCGCATTTGGCTTTTTCTCAATCCCGTTTGCATTATTAATGCTGCTGATGATTGGTTTATTAATTTTAGTGATTCCTCTTATGTCGGTTTTATTTAATAGGGCTAATGTCTACCGTAGAAAAGAAGCTCGTCATATTCTTTATAATCAATTGACGGATTCAGTATTAGGTGTTGGTGATTGGCAATACAGTGGACGTCATGATGAGTTTTTAACGAGTTATAATGAATCGGAAGCTCAAGTACGTAAGGCGGAAGAGAAGTTAAATCGAAACAGTCGAATTCAAGATCTTGTGATTCAGGTTGTTTTTGGATTAATAGTTATTGCTATTTTTATTTGGGCGGGGAATTATTTCACCTCTAATGGTATGAATGGGGCTAATTTTATTGCCGCTTTTGTACTGGCAGTATTCCCATTAATGGATGCACTTGGACCTATCAGTCAAGGTGTGACAGAATTTCCTAACTATGAAGATTCAGCAGAACGTCTACATTCACTACCAAGTATTGATAGTGAGTTGGACACAATTAATCAACAAGCTGAAGAAGTATCTTCAACTTCAGGAAATGTATCATTCGAAAATGTATCGTTCAATTATGAAGGTTCAGAAAAAGTTATACTAAATAACTTAAATCTAGTTGTCGAATCTGGAAGCAAAATTGCTGTATTAGGTAAAAGCGGGACTGGGAAATCGACTTTAGCAAATTTACTACGCGGTGATTTAAAGCCTACGAGCGGTGTAATTAAAATTGATGAAAAAGATATTTCGACCATTAATGATATGTCGAAAGTTGTGGGTGTTGTAAATCAAAGACCACATCTATTTGACACAACGATAATGAATAATGTGAGATTAGGTAACGTCGCAGCGAGTGATGAAGAAGTGTTGGTAGCAATTCAGCAAGCTGGTTTACAATCTGTCATTGATCAATTACCTTTAGGGGCAGATACGAAAGTAGAAGAAGGTGGTAAGCGCTTCTCGGGTGGTGAGCAGCAACGTATTGCTTTAGCGCGAATACTACTTCAAGATGTTCCGATTGTTATTATTGATGAACCGACTATTGGCTTAGATCCGATTACGGAACGTCAATTACTTAAGACGATGTTTGATGTTCTTAAAGGAAAGACGGTCGTCTGGATTACACACCATTTGATGTCTATTGAGGAAGCTGATCGTGTCATTTTTCTTTCAGATGGTAAAATCATGATGAATGATACCCCTTTAAACTTACAAAAATCAAACACCCATTATCAAACACTATTAGCGTTAGATAATAATTAAAAAGCAGGACTCCTAAGAGTCCTGCTTTTTTAATCTTGTCTATTTAGTAATTTTTTAGTAACAGCTAAAAGAATCTCTTTTTCTTCAATATCAGCTAATTTTTGAATCTCACTGATTGCCTTTGAAGTATAACGCTCTGCAAGCTTTTGTGATTTCCCAATTCCGCCACAGTTTTTAACTAAAGTAACAATTTCTTGAATATCATCATTAGTTAAACTTGTTCCTTTTTGAAGAATTGTGAATTTTTCAGGAGCGGACTGCATTGCATAGATTAGAGGAAGTGTGTAATTCCCATTTTTTATGTCTTCTAACACAGGTTTATGTAATTCTTCAGATGTCGCAGTGAAATCTAAGATATCATCTTGAATCTGGAAGGCCATTCCAATATTATGCCCAATGCGTTGAGCCATCAATTGTGTTCGAAGAGAAGCACCACCCATTTTTGCACCTTCGTAACAGCTTAGCTGAAAGAGTTGAGCTGTTTTCCCTTGAACATGTTGTAGGTATTCTTTGGTTGTAATGTTAGGATTATTACGCAAATGAAGTTGATCTAGTTCACCAACCAATATTTTCTTCATATTTTTAGCATTTCGTTCTAATGTATCAGTATCTGTAGAAGCGGCTGCTAACAACTGGAAATAAACCGTAAATAAGAAATCACCAGCATAAACAGCAATATCTTTACCGTAGGTTGCTTGTATTGAAGGCAAATCACGCCTGACAGGTGATTCATCAATAATATCATCATGAACCAAAGTTGCAGCATGTAGAATTTCTAAAGAGGCAGCATATTGCATTTTTTTCGTTTCACTAGCAACATTATTGCCAAATTTAGTAAATAGTAAAAAATAGGCAGGTCGAAGCAACTTTCCTCCTGATTTAAAGAAAAGTTGTAAGGCAGCAGTCATTTCCTTGTTTCTGATTTTGACAGCTTGATTCATAGTTTTTTGAGTTGCTATTAGTTCTTTTTGAATGTTAGGATAGTTATCCCATAATGAGTGAATCGCCATTTTCGGCCTCCTGCTTAATATCTTTACACTATTTCCAATTTAGCTTAAAATGAAGGTCGTGTCAAACAGTTGAGCTAGTATTTACAAGTGATAGCCGTCTGTTTTATAAAATTATGATTGTCTCAAGAAAGAAGGCTAGTTATGACTTTTAAAATATTTTTTGAACTTATAGAATTAAAAGCAAAGGCTGCCAGTGTCTTTCCTTTTATTTTAGGTATGGCGTACAGTTGGTTTCATTTTAAACAAGTTAATGTCGGTTATATGATAATCTTTTTTATCGCGATGTTTTTATTTAATATGGCAGTTGATATTTTAGATAATTATATGGATTATCACAATGCTACAGAGGATCATGATTATAAAGATAAGACTAATATAATTGGACGAGAAAATTTATCTTTGCCCGTTATTAGGTTAATGATTATCGGATTAATTGGAATTTCTTCGGCTATAGGAATATGGTTAGCAGCGCAAACAAGTTGGGTGATTTTATCGCTGGGAATCATTAGTTATGCTATTGGAATTTTGTATTCAGCTGGTCCAATTCCGCTATCATCATTACCGGTAGGTGAGATTGCGTCAGGAGTTGCAATGGGTTATTTAATCCCATTGATTTGTGTGTATTTAAATATTTACGATGTTCAGGAGTTCAACCTAAACTTTATGATCAAGGTTCTCTTAATGTCGATTCCAGCGATGTTTTATATCGCTAATCTCATGTTAGCTAATAATACTTGTGATTTAGAAGAAGATATCTTGAATAATCGGTATACATTAGTTTATTATCTCGGTAAGGATAAGTCATTGAAGTTATTTTCATTTTTGGCATACAGTCCGTTTATGATAATTTTATTGTTAATTATGACGGAAATAGCCCCGATTACCATTATCTTTACTTTGGCGATATTACCGTTTATTGTAAAAAATACCAGTCGTTTTTTAATGTCCCAAGATAAAGAGAAGACTTTCCCACTAGCGATTAAGAATTTAATCATAATGATGGTCGTTTATTCTGTATTATTTGTTATCGGAAGTGTCCTTTAAGTTTCAAAAACCGACATATTATATGGCGGTTTTTTTGTTGATTAGTTGCATAAAAAATGTAATTATTGTATGATTAACACATGAAAATATTATCATACGTATTTATCAAATGGAGAATTAATGAAAGAAGGGTATGTCATGTCAAACAATCATGAAGTAGAAGTAGTTTCAACAGAACACGGAGAAAGAGAGCATGATCACGGTAAGTTGCCAGTTATTTTATTTTTTGCTGGTTTAGCGCTGTTTATTATTGCGTTTGTGTTGCATGCAGGTATTTTAAAAAATACATTATTTTTATTCTCAATGTTATTATCTGGGTACCATATCATTGAAGAAGGTGTTATCGATACGATTACAGCCACAAAATCAAAAGGTAAGTTCACACCCAATGTACATATTTTAATGACTTTAGCAGCAATTGGTGCGATGTTTATTGGTGATTTTCAAGAAGGTGCGTTATTAATTGTTATCTTTGCAGGAGCCCACTTCCTAGAAGAGTATGCTGAAGGTAAAAGTAAGCGTGAAATTACTAACTTATTAAAAATGAATCCTACTGAAGCGAGATTGATCAAATCTGATGGGACAGTTGAACTTGTTGA from Vagococcus coleopterorum includes:
- a CDS encoding cytochrome ubiquinol oxidase subunit I; this translates as MGILELARFQFGMTTIFHFFFVPVSIGLGLAIAIMETMYAVKKEQVYRDMSKFWGKIFLLSFAVGVVTGIIQEFQFGMNWSDYSRFMGDIFGAPLAVEALLAFFMESTFIGIWAFTWDKVSPKVHAIFMWFVAIGSTLSALWILAANSFMQNPVADIFTYNAETNRAELVSFGALLKNPQLWMEFPHVIFGAMVTGGFIIAGISAWKLLRKEDTIFFKTSMKLGLILGLVFSVATIAVGHAQTQAIIEDQPMKFAATEGIYEDTPDFAPWKTVGLFDEKNHKEGPSIEIPGMLSILGSSHEGSFKGMNTINKELQEKYEVEMTERFGPEEGKKYGEMDYYVPTTALFWSFRVMAGFGSLMALLSIVGLYLLRKGTIEKMKWLLVIIALCTFAPFISNTSGWLITELGRFPWTVYGLFTIGDSVSPNVTANQLLFSNIMYFFIFALLGGVMVFLTYRTAKYGPYAEEKEIENVDPLSKEAF
- the cydB gene encoding cytochrome d ubiquinol oxidase subunit II, with the translated sequence MSNLELLWFVLIAVLFMGFFILEGFDFGVGMATKLVAKNRHERDVLIESIGPVWDSNEVWLITAGGALFAAFPEWYASLFSGYYIVLFLILFALILRGVSFEFRHHMETDRGRSIWEWATFIGSTVAPFLFGLMFTSLVRGMPMDADKNIFASFGDYVNIFSIVGGIAVTLVCFLQGLNYIRLKTDGPVRERALKMAKPLYPVLFVGLIAFAGLLWANTDFFDKRPISTLAILVVIIAAAVLAMFGTFKDKEFMSFVGTSGILAGIVVLLFNGMFPRVMIGSEGHRDLLITEAASTPYTLKVMTIITCILLPIVLGYLVWTYYMFRKRINSKKIEG
- the cydD gene encoding thiol reductant ABC exporter subunit CydD — encoded protein: MIDKNILKIKKIKPVLIGLAGLAVLQALLIIGQAYFLAKAISNLWNGETVTSQLINVGLFFSCFILRQVGNYVKDKMLDTFAYEESQKIRQQLLEKTFALGPNFVQKEGTGNMVTMAIEGISQVEDYFTIILPKIVNMMIIPWVIVAFVFTQDLQSGFTLLIVFPIIILFMIILGYAARAKADRQYEGYQILSNHFIDSLRGLETLNLLGLSKRYGKNVHDVSENYRKATMSTLKIAILSTFALDFFTTLSVAVIALFLGLRLIDGEMLLFPALTVLILAPDFFLPIRDFSNDYHATLNGGNTLKSIYNVLAQKETVSDNLANLSEWETDSTLSLKDVNVSYSSDIKFDALKDITFDWEGFGKVGVVGLSGSGKSTLIKLLGGFLNPTTDSTVAVNGIKMSTLNDKNWQKQLFYVPQDPYIFHGSLRDNVAFYVPSASDEEIIESIEKAGLFDVLEALPEGLSTIIGEGGQMLSGGQLQRVAIARAFLDNSRKILLFDEPTAHLDIETEAELKETILPMFDEKLVFFATHRLHWMKEMDHILVMKDGSIVEQGSYDELMNHPKGEYRKFVSEIKGGDLIND